A single Prosthecobacter sp. DNA region contains:
- a CDS encoding histidinol-phosphatase: MSKSKSTQKKAARGKARPATRGKSKKVASKPIPKKKARPTPARKTVLKKKPAPVKKAAPAKSAAKKKAPAPKPVAKKSVAKVLPKKAQTSPAKVSAVKPAQAPLKPSPKPVTKPQVSAKPVVAAKSATAVKTAPATVATPKQAPAPAAIAPAPAKKGPSQPLPASGPTKSGALFYDSHMHTPLCKHAWGEPEEYAQQALKAGLKGIIFTCHCPMPNGFWPTVRMSESEFDTYVALVQRAADAFKGKLDIRLGIESEYYPGCEEYITQLHQRADFHYVLGAVHWQAKEYLNKYETGTIENFRRTYFDHLAKSAESGLYDCIAHPDLVKNYHPDSWCFAIVKNTVSTVLDRIAATGVAMELNTSGLNKSYSEMNPGLEMLRMMADRKIPIVVGSDSHRAVRVGEHFVTALNHLTEAGYEKVSYFLNRQRIDLKISDVLASLKKAADHNA; this comes from the coding sequence GTGAGCAAATCCAAAAGCACCCAGAAAAAGGCGGCCAGGGGCAAGGCCAGGCCTGCCACACGCGGCAAGTCCAAAAAAGTCGCTTCCAAACCAATCCCCAAGAAAAAGGCTCGACCCACACCGGCCAGGAAAACGGTGCTGAAAAAGAAGCCTGCTCCCGTCAAAAAAGCTGCTCCGGCCAAGTCTGCGGCAAAAAAGAAAGCTCCTGCTCCCAAGCCTGTTGCCAAGAAATCAGTGGCCAAGGTGCTCCCCAAAAAAGCCCAAACTTCGCCAGCCAAGGTTTCTGCGGTGAAACCAGCTCAGGCACCGCTCAAACCTTCTCCCAAGCCCGTCACAAAACCGCAAGTCTCTGCCAAGCCTGTCGTGGCCGCCAAATCTGCCACCGCCGTAAAGACCGCCCCTGCGACCGTGGCAACACCCAAACAGGCTCCGGCTCCCGCCGCGATTGCACCCGCACCTGCGAAAAAAGGCCCCTCCCAGCCGTTGCCCGCATCCGGCCCCACAAAATCCGGCGCCCTGTTTTACGACTCCCACATGCACACGCCCTTGTGCAAGCACGCTTGGGGCGAGCCTGAGGAGTACGCCCAGCAGGCACTCAAGGCCGGTCTTAAAGGCATCATCTTCACCTGCCACTGCCCGATGCCCAATGGCTTCTGGCCCACCGTGCGCATGTCGGAGAGCGAATTCGACACCTACGTCGCCCTCGTTCAACGAGCCGCTGACGCCTTCAAAGGCAAACTCGACATCCGTCTCGGCATCGAGAGTGAGTACTATCCCGGCTGCGAAGAATACATCACCCAGCTCCATCAACGTGCCGACTTCCATTACGTCCTCGGCGCCGTTCATTGGCAGGCCAAGGAATACCTCAACAAGTACGAAACCGGCACCATCGAGAACTTCCGCCGCACCTACTTCGACCACCTCGCCAAGTCCGCCGAATCCGGCCTCTATGACTGCATCGCGCATCCCGATCTGGTCAAAAACTACCACCCGGACTCTTGGTGCTTCGCCATCGTCAAAAACACCGTCTCCACCGTGCTCGACCGCATCGCGGCCACCGGCGTCGCCATGGAACTGAACACCTCCGGTCTCAACAAAAGCTACTCCGAGATGAACCCCGGCCTCGAAATGCTTCGCATGATGGCCGACCGCAAAATCCCCATCGTTGTCGGCTCCGACTCTCATCGCGCCGTGCGCGTCGGCGAGCATTTTGTCACCGCCTTGAACCATCTCACCGAAGCCGGCTACGAAAAAGTCAGCTACTTCCTCAACCGCCAGCGCATCGACCTCAAAATCTCCGATGTGCTTGCCAGTTTGAAGAAAGCCGCCGACCACAACGCCTAG
- the ispF gene encoding 2-C-methyl-D-erythritol 2,4-cyclodiphosphate synthase produces MVRTGIGYDVHPFAEGRPLVLGGVTIPHSRGLQGHSDADVLSHAIADAILGALGEPDIGHWFPPSDPSIEGICSLRILEKCAQIAADKGMRIENVDSSLIAEAPRVKPHAAAMKQHIATALGIQPDQVGVKATTNERLGFVGREEGIAAMAVACVSRK; encoded by the coding sequence ATGGTTCGCACCGGCATTGGTTACGACGTCCACCCCTTCGCTGAAGGCCGCCCGCTCGTGCTCGGCGGAGTCACCATCCCGCACAGCCGTGGCCTTCAGGGCCATTCCGATGCCGACGTGCTCAGCCATGCCATTGCAGACGCCATTCTCGGTGCCTTGGGTGAACCCGACATCGGCCATTGGTTTCCGCCCAGCGATCCCAGCATCGAAGGCATCTGCAGCCTCAGAATCCTCGAAAAATGCGCCCAGATCGCCGCTGACAAAGGCATGCGCATTGAGAACGTCGATTCCTCTCTCATCGCCGAGGCTCCACGCGTCAAACCGCACGCCGCCGCGATGAAGCAGCACATCGCCACCGCCCTCGGCATCCAGCCCGACCAGGTCGGCGTCAAAGCCACCACCAACGAACGCCTCGGCTTCGTCGGTCGCGAAGAAGGCATCGCCGCGATGGCCGTCGCTTGCGTCAGCAGGAAGTGA
- a CDS encoding MoxR family ATPase — MSDSASAAALVSGYNKLKAALGRRIVGQEAVIEQVFIAIAAGGHSLLEGVPGLAKTLLVKSLADAMHLTFRRIQFTPDLMPADITGTEIIQEDADTGRRKLVFQQGPIFSQIILADEINRTPPKTQAALLEAMQEKHVTVGQITHELPKPFFVLATMNPIEQEGTYPLPEAQKDRFLFLIKVDYPTLADEREIIARTTGGEIQEIEAVITAEELHAAQQLARKVPVPDHVVDFVLELVRSTRPNEPGASEYVKSMLSWGAGPRASQMLVLAGKVRALLQGRTHVTTDDIEALAFPALRHRLVPTFHAEAEGITVDQIIAEIIKTTKKSDARVL; from the coding sequence ATGTCCGACTCCGCTTCCGCCGCCGCTCTCGTTTCAGGTTACAACAAACTCAAAGCTGCCCTCGGCAGACGCATCGTGGGACAGGAGGCGGTGATCGAACAAGTCTTCATCGCCATCGCCGCCGGTGGCCACAGCCTGCTTGAAGGTGTGCCCGGCCTCGCGAAAACCTTGCTCGTCAAATCGCTTGCCGATGCGATGCACCTTACCTTCCGCCGCATTCAGTTCACGCCGGATTTGATGCCCGCCGACATCACCGGCACCGAGATCATCCAGGAAGACGCTGACACCGGCCGCCGCAAACTGGTCTTCCAGCAAGGCCCCATCTTCTCCCAAATCATCCTCGCCGACGAAATCAACCGCACCCCGCCCAAAACGCAGGCTGCTCTGCTTGAAGCCATGCAGGAAAAGCACGTCACCGTCGGCCAGATCACCCACGAGTTGCCCAAGCCCTTCTTCGTGCTCGCCACGATGAACCCCATCGAGCAAGAAGGCACCTATCCGCTCCCTGAAGCGCAAAAAGACCGTTTCCTGTTCCTCATCAAAGTCGATTACCCCACGCTCGCTGACGAACGCGAGATCATTGCCCGCACCACTGGCGGCGAAATCCAGGAGATCGAGGCCGTCATCACCGCCGAAGAGCTTCACGCCGCACAGCAGCTCGCCCGCAAAGTCCCTGTGCCCGATCATGTCGTCGATTTCGTCCTCGAACTCGTTCGCTCCACCCGTCCGAACGAACCCGGTGCCAGTGAGTACGTTAAAAGCATGCTCAGTTGGGGTGCCGGCCCGCGTGCCAGCCAGATGCTCGTCCTAGCCGGCAAAGTCCGCGCCCTCCTCCAAGGCCGCACTCACGTCACCACCGACGACATCGAGGCCCTCGCCTTCCCTGCCCTCCGCCACCGCTTGGTGCCCACCTTCCACGCCGAAGCCGAAGGCATCACGGTGGATCAAATCATCGCCGAGATCATCAAGACGACGAAAAAGAGCGACGCACGCGTGTTGTGA
- a CDS encoding DUF58 domain-containing protein, with translation MATLSDILQAEDITSLQHLQLFARTVVEGFTTGHHASPHKGFSVEFRQHRPYVQGDEIRRLDWKIFGRTDRFYIREFDEETNLRATIVLDASGSMNYRGGKGILKFDYARKLAASLAYLLMSQQDAVGLITFDSKIREIIPCRTKITHLHLMLEAMVKTTPGKDTSLAPVIESLAQRLKRRGLVVIISDFFDDPAALLQSIGVLRKKGHEIIALQLWDRDEIDFPFGNWARFENLENDDDFLLLDPATIRQRYIEVQKNFAEQLKDGFRKHQVDYLSLLTDESHSAALRNYLALRMR, from the coding sequence GTGGCAACTCTCAGCGACATCCTCCAAGCCGAAGACATCACGTCCCTGCAGCACCTGCAGCTCTTCGCCCGTACCGTCGTCGAGGGTTTCACCACAGGCCATCACGCCTCGCCACACAAAGGCTTCAGCGTCGAGTTCCGCCAGCACCGCCCGTATGTGCAGGGCGATGAGATCCGCCGCCTCGACTGGAAGATTTTCGGCCGCACTGACCGCTTCTATATCCGCGAGTTCGATGAAGAAACCAACCTGCGCGCCACCATCGTGCTCGATGCCAGCGGCAGCATGAACTACCGCGGGGGCAAAGGCATCCTCAAGTTCGACTACGCCCGCAAACTCGCCGCATCGCTCGCTTACCTGCTCATGAGCCAGCAGGATGCCGTCGGCCTCATCACCTTCGACTCCAAAATACGCGAGATCATCCCCTGCCGCACCAAGATCACGCATCTGCACCTGATGCTCGAAGCGATGGTCAAAACGACGCCCGGCAAAGATACCAGTCTCGCTCCCGTCATCGAATCCCTCGCCCAGCGCCTCAAACGTCGCGGTCTCGTCGTCATCATCAGCGATTTCTTCGACGATCCCGCCGCGCTGCTGCAATCCATCGGCGTCCTGCGCAAAAAAGGCCACGAAATCATCGCCCTCCAGCTCTGGGACCGCGACGAAATCGATTTCCCCTTCGGCAACTGGGCTCGCTTCGAAAACCTCGAAAACGACGACGACTTTCTCCTCCTCGACCCCGCCACGATTCGTCAGCGTTACATCGAAGTTCAGAAAAACTTCGCCGAGCAGCTCAAAGACGGTTTCCGCAAACACCAGGTCGATTACTTGAGCCTGCTCACGGATGAATCGCACTCCGCAGCCCTGCGGAATTACTTAGCCCTGCGCATGCGATGA
- a CDS encoding BatA domain-containing protein — protein sequence MTFLNVILLAGAAAFLIPLIIHLLNKRKVITVRWGAMHLLHEVIRQRKRKMKIEQLLLLITRIAIPIVLALCLARPVLTALRSLGLGSSSLIVMLDDSFSMRAPAEKTATPGASVADQARTDLQQITEALPKGSAAQIVLSGGTPRKLLDQATTALDLIPKKLGDVPSMSGPVSANDAFQAATSALKDAPNAAREVVIVSDFQEADWKAIADGAALPALESLSKQEPKPQITFYRIGSDLAENLSIASADLSALVAAETQPIGLRVRIKNHGKRPWQDIPVHLEADGARLRTARVSVAPEGEAVLSFTHAFDKVGDHSLSVRLEGDSFADDNAFHSIVQVRNQLNVLLIDGKPGAAPLEGATDFLELALTPHTAAANTLKDLIRTKKVDLRKLRDDDFKQAEVVILANVEKLQGRAQSDLDKFVKEGGGLLIFAGPDCDIDWYNRELYRKGEGLLPAAIKGQARAELAGTPARLLMQRLTHPSVLYFNDARGGRLQDAEFRHWFEFAQPTNNENTQRILNLDRNVPLLLEKKHGQGRVIAAATTANAEWTNLPLQPFFVPLMQRLTTYLATEGSAPAWQLVGSTIRLNLEKAELGAEFTLRDPTGQTQALKSQQEGDKVFVQSPPIAQPGIFQLQRIGTDKITFLAFNTDNTESDLKPLPADQIKKIADRHEASFADSLPGYQALDRTRRHGSELWQPLLIALLALLFFEVLLQQRIAKG from the coding sequence ATGACTTTCCTCAACGTCATCCTCCTCGCAGGCGCAGCGGCATTCCTCATCCCGCTGATCATCCACTTGTTGAACAAGCGGAAGGTCATCACCGTGCGCTGGGGCGCGATGCATCTGCTCCATGAGGTCATCCGGCAGCGAAAGCGCAAGATGAAGATCGAGCAGCTTCTCCTGCTCATCACGCGCATCGCCATTCCCATCGTGCTCGCGCTCTGTTTGGCTCGCCCCGTTCTCACAGCTTTGCGTAGCCTCGGTCTCGGCAGTTCGTCACTCATCGTCATGCTCGATGACTCTTTCTCCATGCGTGCTCCGGCAGAAAAAACTGCCACGCCCGGAGCCAGCGTCGCCGATCAAGCCCGCACCGATCTCCAGCAGATCACCGAAGCGCTTCCCAAAGGCTCCGCCGCCCAAATCGTGCTCTCCGGCGGCACCCCGCGCAAATTGCTCGATCAAGCGACCACCGCGCTGGATCTCATCCCGAAGAAGCTCGGCGATGTTCCCTCCATGTCCGGCCCCGTTTCGGCCAATGATGCGTTTCAGGCCGCCACCTCCGCTTTGAAGGACGCGCCGAATGCCGCGCGTGAAGTCGTCATCGTCTCCGATTTCCAAGAAGCCGACTGGAAAGCCATCGCGGATGGAGCGGCGCTGCCAGCGCTCGAAAGCCTCTCCAAACAGGAGCCGAAGCCACAAATCACCTTCTATCGCATTGGCAGCGATCTCGCCGAGAACCTTAGCATCGCCAGCGCCGATCTCTCCGCGCTCGTCGCCGCCGAAACCCAGCCCATCGGACTGCGTGTGCGCATCAAGAACCACGGCAAACGCCCCTGGCAGGACATTCCCGTGCATCTGGAGGCCGATGGTGCCCGCCTGCGCACCGCCCGCGTTTCCGTCGCTCCTGAAGGCGAGGCCGTTTTGTCCTTCACGCATGCCTTTGATAAGGTCGGCGATCATTCCCTCTCCGTGCGCCTCGAAGGCGACAGCTTTGCCGATGACAATGCCTTCCACAGCATCGTGCAGGTGCGCAATCAGCTCAACGTGCTGCTCATCGACGGCAAACCCGGCGCGGCTCCGCTCGAAGGTGCCACCGACTTCCTCGAACTCGCCCTCACCCCGCACACCGCCGCCGCGAACACCCTCAAAGACCTCATCCGCACCAAGAAGGTCGATCTGCGCAAACTGCGCGACGACGACTTCAAGCAAGCCGAGGTCGTCATCCTCGCCAACGTCGAAAAGCTGCAAGGCCGCGCACAATCCGATCTCGACAAGTTCGTCAAAGAAGGTGGCGGCCTCCTCATCTTCGCCGGCCCCGATTGCGACATCGACTGGTACAACCGTGAGCTCTACCGCAAAGGCGAGGGCCTCCTGCCCGCCGCCATCAAGGGCCAGGCCCGCGCCGAACTCGCTGGCACACCCGCCCGCTTGCTCATGCAGCGCCTCACGCATCCCAGCGTACTTTACTTCAACGACGCCCGCGGTGGCCGCCTGCAAGACGCCGAATTCCGTCACTGGTTCGAATTTGCGCAGCCCACCAACAACGAAAACACCCAGCGCATCCTCAATCTCGACCGCAACGTCCCGCTGCTGCTGGAGAAAAAGCACGGCCAGGGCCGCGTCATCGCCGCCGCTACGACCGCGAATGCCGAGTGGACCAATTTGCCGCTCCAGCCCTTCTTCGTGCCGCTCATGCAGCGCCTCACAACCTACCTCGCCACCGAAGGCAGCGCTCCCGCCTGGCAACTTGTCGGCTCCACGATTCGTCTGAACCTCGAAAAAGCCGAACTCGGCGCCGAATTCACCCTGCGTGATCCCACCGGCCAGACGCAGGCCCTCAAAAGCCAGCAGGAAGGCGACAAAGTCTTCGTCCAAAGCCCTCCCATCGCCCAACCCGGCATCTTCCAGCTTCAACGCATTGGAACCGACAAGATCACCTTCCTCGCTTTCAACACCGACAACACCGAGTCCGATCTGAAGCCGCTCCCCGCCGACCAAATCAAGAAAATCGCCGACCGTCACGAAGCCAGCTTCGCCGATTCCCTCCCCGGCTACCAAGCCCTCGACCGCACCCGCCGCCACGGCAGCGAACTCTGGCAGCCACTTCTCATCGCCTTGTTAGCACTGTTGTTCTTCGAAGTTCTCCTTCAGCAGCGCATCGCCAAAGGCTGA
- a CDS encoding vWA domain-containing protein, protein MTPQTETTLRFTGGYPPFPVIAIAFGLAFVMWFLYRRELKFVSSRFAKVPALLRSLAVFILVLALAGPVLRHVTTLRQLGRVVIAVDSSASMQLTDDNGNKSAKPRFQRAEDLLLKGTTPLLKKLAETQDVELVALRGNNTQRLWWHRQNGKDTSGELPTAFELPPTTPITNLDQTLRAALGPATTGTALVVLTDGQHNTTGSPEEFSTAVKGNGTSIFTIGFGTEVPPPDLSLLDVNAPESVFSKENFQGRLSINDSMPAGIPATVRIESQGKVLWKRDFTTDGKGEKTFDFLFPVAELPPPTPGQRDKTLRSVNIQVAASGDRASLEKTRANNARELAIHLLEKKRKVLIVDGRPRWETRYIHNHFDRDERWQATLLFDDMADDASKGSLQKNFPKTRDDLLSYDLLILGDAALNRFKAENLDWIVEFVEKRGGGLILIDGQRGKLRDWASGKTASLIPVKFGASSAKNLTSSIELTTDGQRFDALRLSDSPSANTTLWPTLPKINWHSTIEPLPAAITLAKAQQPTIVFRQVGAGAVLYLGTDELWRWRFQVADLYHQRLWMQLGAWIAAPPFQIDQKKLSVGTDRLRYSPGEASEIRVRVRNDKGDIVTDAQPRAYLLHDGNEVATLQLEADSTHVGVYRALTPPLKAGTYEIVVAESPSTPRSDARLSLHVSDLGNPEWATLTMNRPLLETMAQNSGGRFLREEQAATDLPNLLQTLDRKQVITKETILWSSWWWFGAAILLLTIEWLMRKQLKLV, encoded by the coding sequence ATGACTCCCCAAACCGAAACCACCCTTCGCTTCACCGGCGGCTATCCGCCGTTTCCGGTGATCGCGATCGCTTTCGGGCTCGCGTTCGTGATGTGGTTTCTGTATCGCCGTGAGTTGAAGTTCGTGTCTTCGCGTTTTGCGAAAGTTCCAGCGCTGCTGCGCTCACTGGCGGTGTTCATCCTCGTTTTGGCGCTCGCTGGGCCGGTTCTGCGGCATGTGACAACATTGCGACAGTTGGGCCGCGTCGTCATCGCCGTGGACAGTTCAGCGTCGATGCAGCTTACCGACGACAACGGCAATAAATCGGCCAAACCGCGTTTTCAACGCGCCGAAGACCTCCTGCTCAAAGGAACCACGCCTCTCCTCAAAAAACTCGCCGAGACACAGGATGTCGAACTCGTCGCCTTGCGTGGCAACAACACGCAGCGCCTCTGGTGGCACCGCCAGAACGGCAAGGACACCTCGGGAGAACTTCCCACCGCGTTTGAACTGCCTCCAACGACACCGATCACCAATCTCGATCAGACCCTGCGTGCCGCGCTGGGCCCCGCCACGACAGGAACTGCGCTTGTCGTGCTCACGGACGGCCAGCATAACACCACCGGCTCGCCCGAAGAATTCAGCACCGCCGTCAAAGGCAACGGCACCTCCATCTTCACCATCGGTTTCGGCACCGAGGTGCCACCGCCCGATTTGTCACTGCTCGATGTGAACGCGCCCGAGTCCGTCTTCAGCAAAGAAAACTTCCAGGGCCGCCTTTCGATCAACGATAGCATGCCTGCGGGCATACCCGCCACCGTGCGTATCGAAAGCCAGGGCAAGGTGCTGTGGAAGCGTGACTTCACCACCGATGGCAAAGGCGAGAAGACCTTCGATTTCCTCTTCCCCGTCGCCGAACTGCCACCTCCCACTCCCGGCCAGCGCGACAAGACACTGCGCAGCGTGAACATCCAAGTCGCCGCCAGCGGAGATCGTGCCTCGCTCGAAAAGACGCGTGCGAACAACGCCCGCGAGCTCGCCATTCACCTGTTGGAGAAAAAACGCAAAGTCCTCATCGTCGATGGCCGCCCGCGCTGGGAGACGCGCTACATCCACAACCACTTCGACCGCGATGAACGCTGGCAGGCCACGCTGCTCTTCGACGACATGGCCGATGACGCCAGCAAAGGCAGCTTGCAGAAAAACTTCCCCAAAACCCGCGACGATCTCCTCAGCTACGACCTCCTCATCCTCGGTGATGCCGCCTTGAACCGCTTCAAGGCCGAGAACCTCGACTGGATCGTCGAATTCGTCGAAAAACGCGGCGGTGGCCTCATCCTCATCGACGGTCAGCGTGGAAAACTTCGTGATTGGGCGAGTGGCAAAACCGCCTCGCTCATCCCCGTAAAGTTTGGAGCCTCCAGCGCCAAGAATCTGACATCCAGCATCGAGCTCACCACCGACGGCCAGCGCTTCGACGCCCTCCGTCTCAGCGACAGCCCCAGCGCCAACACCACACTCTGGCCCACACTTCCCAAGATCAACTGGCACTCCACCATCGAGCCCCTTCCCGCTGCCATCACGCTCGCCAAAGCCCAGCAGCCCACCATCGTGTTTCGGCAGGTCGGGGCCGGTGCCGTGCTCTATCTCGGAACCGACGAACTCTGGCGCTGGCGCTTCCAAGTGGCCGATTTGTATCACCAGCGCCTTTGGATGCAGCTTGGAGCGTGGATCGCGGCCCCACCGTTCCAAATCGACCAAAAGAAACTCTCCGTCGGAACCGACCGCCTGCGCTACTCGCCCGGCGAAGCTTCTGAAATCCGTGTGCGCGTCCGCAATGACAAAGGCGACATCGTCACCGATGCCCAACCTCGCGCCTACCTGCTCCACGACGGCAACGAAGTCGCCACGCTTCAGCTTGAGGCCGACTCCACGCACGTCGGTGTTTATCGCGCGCTCACGCCACCGCTCAAAGCCGGCACCTATGAAATCGTCGTCGCTGAAAGTCCCAGCACCCCGCGCAGTGATGCCCGTCTGTCTTTGCACGTTTCCGATCTTGGCAATCCCGAGTGGGCCACGCTCACCATGAATCGCCCGCTGCTCGAAACGATGGCGCAAAACAGCGGCGGTCGCTTCCTGCGCGAAGAACAAGCCGCCACCGACCTCCCCAACCTCCTGCAAACCCTTGACCGCAAACAAGTCATCACCAAGGAAACCATCCTCTGGTCAAGCTGGTGGTGGTTCGGTGCCGCGATTCTGCTGCTGACCATCGAGTGGCTCATGCGCAAGCAGTTGAAACTCGTCTGA
- a CDS encoding DUF167 domain-containing protein — translation MAANNDRAQLAVRVTPNAKKSAFAGWTADEKGRPVLLVKLHAPPVDGKANTELLRFLAESLDCAKGLITLLRGTSSRQKTVELPASVMERLPK, via the coding sequence ATGGCCGCTAACAACGACCGCGCTCAGCTTGCCGTCCGCGTCACTCCGAACGCGAAGAAATCCGCGTTCGCCGGCTGGACCGCCGATGAAAAAGGCCGCCCCGTGCTGCTGGTGAAACTGCACGCCCCGCCCGTCGATGGCAAAGCCAACACCGAACTCCTGCGCTTCCTCGCCGAATCTCTCGATTGCGCCAAAGGCCTGATCACTCTCTTGCGCGGCACTTCCAGCCGGCAGAAGACGGTGGAACTTCCCGCATCGGTGATGGAACGCCTGCCGAAGTAG
- a CDS encoding Tm-1-like ATP-binding domain-containing protein, whose protein sequence is MATIAVLGTLDTKGHEHAYVAEIIRARGHQTLLIDTGSGEAPQVKPDVTREQVAAAGNVDLAGIMARKDRGEAVTAMAGAAATFLSALVESGKVHGVISLGGGGGTAIGTAAMRALPVGFPKVMVSTLAAGNVAPYVGTKDIVMFPSIVDVSGMNRISRVLLARAAGAICGMVETAVPVADDKPLIAASMFGNTTECVNMAKKFLEDAGYEVLVFHATGTGGKIMESLIESGMFAGVLDVTTTEWADELVGGILGAGPTRLDAAGKAGIPAIVTPGCLDMVNFGERATVPAKFEGRTFYIHNPQVTLMRTNAAECAELGRILAEKVNAYRAPVTVLLPLKAISIISAEGKPFHDAAADAALFDAIRKHLRPGIPLIEMDCEINAPEFAAACAKALLDSLSAR, encoded by the coding sequence ATGGCAACCATCGCAGTTCTCGGCACGCTCGACACCAAAGGTCACGAACACGCCTACGTGGCGGAAATCATCCGCGCACGCGGTCATCAGACGCTGCTCATCGACACCGGCAGCGGCGAAGCACCGCAGGTGAAGCCGGATGTGACGCGGGAACAGGTCGCGGCAGCCGGAAACGTCGATCTAGCGGGCATCATGGCCCGCAAGGACCGTGGCGAGGCCGTGACGGCCATGGCGGGCGCGGCGGCGACGTTTTTATCGGCCTTGGTCGAAAGCGGCAAGGTGCACGGTGTCATTTCCCTCGGCGGCGGCGGCGGCACCGCGATCGGCACGGCGGCCATGCGTGCACTGCCGGTCGGATTTCCCAAGGTGATGGTCTCCACGCTCGCCGCAGGCAATGTGGCGCCGTATGTCGGCACGAAGGACATTGTGATGTTTCCGAGCATTGTCGATGTTAGCGGCATGAACCGCATCTCCCGCGTGCTGCTGGCCCGCGCGGCAGGCGCAATCTGCGGGATGGTGGAAACAGCGGTGCCAGTGGCGGATGACAAGCCGCTGATCGCCGCCTCGATGTTCGGCAACACGACCGAATGCGTGAACATGGCGAAGAAGTTCCTCGAAGACGCCGGTTACGAGGTGCTCGTCTTCCACGCCACCGGCACTGGTGGCAAGATCATGGAGTCGCTCATCGAAAGCGGCATGTTTGCAGGCGTGCTCGATGTCACGACGACCGAGTGGGCCGATGAACTCGTCGGCGGCATCCTCGGCGCCGGACCGACGCGGCTCGATGCGGCGGGCAAAGCGGGCATTCCAGCCATCGTGACGCCCGGCTGCCTCGACATGGTCAATTTCGGCGAGCGTGCGACGGTTCCGGCGAAGTTCGAGGGCCGTACATTTTACATCCACAACCCGCAGGTGACGCTCATGCGCACCAACGCCGCCGAATGCGCCGAACTGGGTCGCATCCTGGCCGAGAAGGTGAATGCGTATCGCGCTCCTGTGACCGTGCTGCTGCCGCTGAAGGCGATCAGCATCATCAGCGCTGAAGGAAAGCCATTTCATGATGCTGCGGCGGATGCGGCGCTGTTTGATGCGATCCGCAAACACCTGCGCCCTGGCATTCCGCTGATCGAGATGGATTGCGAGATCAACGCGCCGGAGTTTGCGGCGGCGTGCGCGAAAGCGCTGCTTGATAGCTTGTCAGCGCGATGA